The uncultured Roseibium sp. genome contains a region encoding:
- a CDS encoding metalloregulator ArsR/SmtB family transcription factor, translated as MADDQTLSVDATLNTLRAIGEATRLRLIALLAESELTVKDATEILRQSQPRISRHLKLLAEAGLILRFPEGGWVYYRLADGAAGDIARDLVARISAEDPVLIGDQERFKAIRKAKAEEAAAYFASKALTWDQERSLHAADAEVEQAMLAALGDKPFQTFLDLGTGTGRLLELLSDHYVSALGIDASHDMLAVARANLSRAGLGKAQVRYGDIYALNVPPRSFDVVAIHQVLHFLDDPARAMAEAARALRPGGRLLIIDFAPHELEFLRESHAHRRLGFGHDQMERWLETLDLDLEQVTDLKPQENDDTKLTVTLWLAQDRRVVTDLPVAADPTREVA; from the coding sequence ATGGCGGACGATCAGACACTTTCGGTAGATGCGACTTTGAATACGCTGCGCGCGATCGGCGAGGCGACGCGCCTGCGTCTGATCGCCCTGCTTGCCGAAAGCGAACTGACCGTCAAGGACGCCACCGAAATCCTGCGCCAGAGCCAGCCGCGCATTTCCCGGCATTTGAAGCTGCTGGCGGAAGCCGGCCTGATCCTGCGCTTCCCCGAAGGCGGGTGGGTTTACTACCGGCTGGCGGACGGCGCGGCGGGCGATATCGCTCGTGACCTTGTGGCGCGGATCTCCGCAGAGGACCCGGTTCTGATCGGGGACCAGGAGCGTTTCAAGGCGATTCGTAAGGCCAAGGCGGAGGAAGCGGCCGCCTATTTTGCCTCCAAGGCACTGACCTGGGACCAGGAGCGCTCGCTGCATGCGGCGGATGCGGAGGTCGAACAGGCGATGCTGGCCGCGCTTGGCGACAAGCCGTTCCAGACCTTCCTCGATCTCGGCACCGGCACGGGTCGTCTTCTGGAATTGCTTTCCGACCATTATGTCTCCGCGCTCGGGATCGATGCCTCCCATGACATGCTTGCCGTGGCGCGCGCCAATCTTTCGCGCGCCGGCTTGGGTAAGGCTCAGGTCCGCTACGGCGACATCTATGCCCTGAATGTTCCGCCCAGGTCCTTCGACGTGGTCGCGATCCATCAGGTGCTGCACTTCCTCGACGATCCGGCACGTGCGATGGCGGAAGCCGCCCGGGCCCTGCGGCCCGGCGGGCGTCTGCTGATCATCGACTTCGCTCCGCACGAACTGGAGTTCCTGCGCGAATCCCATGCCCACCGCCGGCTCGGCTTCGGCCATGACCAGATGGAGCGCTGGCTGGAAACTCTGGATCTCGATCTGGAACAGGTCACCGACCTGAAACCGCAAGAAAACGACGACACAAAACTGACTGTGACACTCTGGCTTGCACAGGACCGGCGCGTTGTGACCGACCTGCCTGTAGCAGCCGATCCCACCCGAGAGGTTGCCTGA
- the metF gene encoding methylenetetrahydrofolate reductase [NAD(P)H] — translation MTQDFLTRRSRLASSSPITASFEFFPPKTEKMAENLWSVAERLEPLEPSFVSVTYGAGGTTRETTHKTVARFLRETDLRPAAHLTCVGASKAEVDEVIREYWDLGVRSLVALRGDPLNGIGSIYEPHADGYAYASDLVAGIKNIADFDISVSGYPERHPESADWQSEIDNLKRKVDAGASRVITQYFFDNDMFEDYLERVVRAGITIPVIPGILPIHNFEQTVTFSAKCGTSIPDWLARRFAGLKNDPETRKLVGAGIAYEQVMDLVDRGISDFHFYTMNRADLTYAICHMLGMGPQAREKKAA, via the coding sequence ATGACCCAAGACTTCCTGACACGGCGTTCGCGCCTGGCTTCCTCCTCGCCGATCACGGCGTCTTTCGAGTTCTTTCCGCCCAAGACGGAAAAGATGGCGGAAAATCTCTGGTCGGTCGCCGAGCGGCTGGAGCCGCTGGAGCCTTCTTTCGTCTCCGTGACCTACGGGGCCGGCGGCACGACGCGGGAAACCACCCACAAGACCGTTGCTCGGTTCCTCAGGGAAACCGACCTGCGTCCGGCCGCCCATCTGACCTGTGTCGGTGCATCGAAGGCGGAAGTCGACGAGGTTATCCGGGAATACTGGGACCTTGGCGTGCGCAGCCTGGTCGCCCTGCGCGGCGATCCGCTTAACGGGATCGGATCGATCTACGAGCCCCATGCGGATGGCTACGCCTATGCGTCCGATCTGGTGGCCGGCATCAAGAACATCGCGGATTTCGATATTTCGGTTTCCGGCTATCCGGAACGACACCCGGAAAGTGCGGACTGGCAGAGCGAAATCGACAACCTGAAGCGCAAGGTCGATGCCGGGGCGAGCCGGGTCATCACCCAGTATTTCTTCGACAACGATATGTTTGAGGACTACCTGGAGCGGGTGGTCCGGGCGGGGATCACCATTCCGGTCATCCCGGGCATTTTGCCGATCCATAATTTCGAGCAGACAGTGACCTTCTCCGCCAAATGCGGCACGTCGATCCCGGACTGGCTGGCGCGCCGGTTCGCCGGTCTCAAGAACGATCCGGAAACCCGCAAGCTGGTCGGCGCCGGTATCGCCTACGAGCAGGTGATGGATCTGGTCGACCGCGGCATCTCAGATTTCCACTTCTACACCATGAACCGGGCCGATCTGACTTATGCGATCTGCCATATGCTCGGCATGGGACCGCAGGCGCGGGAAAAAAAGGCCGCCTGA
- the metH gene encoding methionine synthase: MTKTDTFDRVASAAATRILVLDGAMGTEIQNLKLDEAAFRGERFKDWASDLKGNNDLLNLTHPHAIRQIHLDYLKAGADIVATNTFSSTTIAQADYGLEEVAYELNLAGAQLARQACNEMEAEDPSRPRFVAGALGPTNRTASISPDVNNPGFRAVTFDGLRKAYGEAARGLIKGGADILLLETIFDTLNAKAALFAIEEVFEEVGKTLPVMVSGTITDLSGRTLSGQTPEAFWNSIRHANPITVGLNCALGAKEMRAHLAELARVADTLVCAYPNAGLPNEFGEYDESPEHMAGLLEEFATSGLVNVVGGCCGTTPAHIKAIADVVAGKAPRVIPDIPRHMRLSGLEPFVLTPETNFVNVGERTNVTGSARFRKLIKEGDYATALEVARDQVENGAQIIDVNMDEGLLDSEEAMVTFLNLVAAEPDIARVPVMVDSSKWSVIEAGLKCIQGKGVVNSISMKEGEEAFIEQARKVRRYGAAVVIMAFDEKGQADTFERKIEICGRSYELLTETVGFPPEDIIFDPNIFAVATGIEEHNNYGVDFIEATGWIRENLPHAHVSGGVSNLSFSFRGNEKVRQAMHSVFLYHAIHKGMDMAIVNAGQLAVYDKLETELRELCEDVVLNRSPEATDRMLEAAERWKGEGGQKREVDLTWRTWDVAKRLEHALVNGIDDYVVEDTEEARQSFDRPLHVIEGPLMDGMNVVGDLFGSGQMFLPQVVKSARVMKKAVAYLMPFMEKEKEELGQTGHSSNGKILMATVKGDVHDIGKNIVGVVLQCNNFEVIDLGVMVPVAKIMETAREEKIDIIGLSGLITPSLDEMCHVAAELEREGFDVPLMIGGATTSRIHTAVKIHPNYERGQAIYVTDAGRAVGVASRLMNQEQRKKLFAEVREEYVDIAEKHANRDQAQRVSLEDARANRLAVDFAASAPVRPKMLGTKVFDDFPLEDLVPVIDWTPFFSTWEIKGQYPQVLTDNRYGPAAKALYDDARRMLDEIVEKKLLTARGVAGLWPAASRGDDIVVFGDESRNVDRAILHSLRQQIVRTSGGRANLALSDFLAPEDSGIADYIGGFAVTAGHGEEELAQHYAKAGDDYNKILSQALADRLAEAFAEKLHQIVRTELWGYAADETLPAEDLIAEKYQGIRPAPGYPAQPDHTEKETLFALLDAEKATGIELTESFAMKPGSSVSGLYFAHPESHYFGVGKIERDQVVDYAARKGWDLDLAERWLAPILNYDPRRMEAAE, translated from the coding sequence GTGACAAAGACCGATACTTTTGACCGCGTGGCGAGCGCGGCGGCGACGCGCATTCTGGTGCTGGACGGCGCCATGGGGACCGAAATCCAGAACCTGAAGCTGGACGAGGCCGCCTTTCGCGGTGAGCGGTTCAAGGACTGGGCTTCGGACCTGAAGGGCAACAACGACCTTTTGAACCTGACCCATCCGCATGCGATCCGGCAGATCCATCTGGATTACCTGAAAGCCGGCGCGGACATCGTCGCCACCAACACCTTTTCCTCCACCACCATCGCCCAGGCGGACTATGGATTGGAAGAGGTCGCCTATGAGCTCAATCTGGCGGGCGCCCAGCTTGCGCGGCAGGCCTGTAACGAAATGGAGGCGGAGGATCCGTCCCGTCCGCGGTTCGTGGCCGGCGCGCTCGGCCCGACCAACCGGACGGCGTCGATTTCTCCGGACGTGAACAATCCCGGCTTCCGGGCGGTGACTTTCGATGGTCTGCGCAAGGCCTATGGCGAGGCAGCGCGTGGTCTGATCAAGGGCGGCGCCGACATCCTGCTGCTTGAGACCATCTTTGATACGCTCAATGCCAAGGCGGCGCTGTTCGCCATCGAGGAGGTGTTCGAGGAAGTCGGAAAGACCCTGCCGGTCATGGTGTCCGGGACGATCACCGATCTCTCCGGCCGCACGCTGTCCGGGCAGACGCCGGAGGCCTTCTGGAATTCGATCCGTCATGCCAATCCGATCACCGTCGGCTTGAACTGCGCGCTGGGCGCAAAGGAAATGCGCGCCCATCTGGCGGAACTGGCCCGGGTGGCCGACACGCTGGTCTGCGCCTATCCGAATGCGGGCCTGCCTAACGAATTCGGCGAGTATGACGAAAGTCCGGAGCATATGGCCGGGCTTCTGGAGGAATTCGCGACGTCCGGACTGGTCAACGTGGTCGGCGGCTGCTGCGGCACGACGCCCGCGCACATCAAGGCGATTGCCGACGTGGTTGCCGGCAAGGCGCCGCGCGTCATTCCGGACATTCCGCGCCACATGCGCCTGTCGGGTCTGGAGCCCTTCGTGCTGACGCCGGAAACCAATTTCGTCAACGTGGGCGAGCGCACCAACGTGACCGGCTCCGCCCGGTTCCGGAAGCTGATCAAGGAGGGCGATTACGCGACCGCACTCGAGGTCGCCCGCGACCAGGTGGAAAACGGCGCCCAGATCATCGACGTCAATATGGACGAAGGCCTGCTCGATTCCGAGGAGGCTATGGTCACCTTCCTCAATCTGGTGGCCGCCGAGCCGGATATCGCGCGGGTTCCGGTGATGGTCGACAGTTCCAAGTGGAGCGTGATCGAGGCCGGTCTGAAGTGCATTCAGGGCAAGGGCGTCGTCAATTCCATTTCCATGAAGGAAGGTGAAGAGGCCTTCATCGAGCAGGCCAGGAAGGTGCGCCGCTACGGCGCGGCCGTCGTCATCATGGCGTTTGACGAAAAGGGCCAGGCGGATACGTTCGAGCGCAAGATCGAGATCTGCGGACGCTCCTACGAGCTCCTGACCGAAACGGTCGGCTTCCCGCCGGAAGACATTATCTTCGACCCGAATATCTTTGCCGTGGCCACCGGCATCGAGGAGCACAACAATTACGGCGTCGATTTCATCGAGGCGACCGGCTGGATCCGCGAAAACCTTCCGCACGCCCATGTGTCGGGCGGGGTCTCCAACCTGTCGTTCTCCTTCCGCGGAAACGAGAAGGTGCGCCAGGCGATGCATTCGGTGTTCCTCTACCATGCCATCCACAAGGGCATGGACATGGCCATCGTTAACGCCGGCCAGCTCGCCGTCTACGATAAACTGGAGACGGAGCTGCGCGAGCTCTGCGAGGATGTGGTCCTCAACCGGAGCCCGGAGGCGACCGACCGGATGCTGGAAGCGGCCGAACGCTGGAAAGGCGAGGGCGGCCAGAAGAGAGAAGTCGATCTGACGTGGCGGACCTGGGACGTGGCCAAGCGTCTCGAACATGCGCTCGTCAACGGCATTGACGATTATGTGGTCGAGGACACGGAAGAGGCGCGCCAATCGTTCGACCGGCCACTCCATGTCATCGAAGGACCGCTGATGGACGGCATGAACGTCGTCGGCGACCTGTTCGGGTCCGGGCAGATGTTCCTGCCCCAGGTGGTGAAGTCCGCCCGGGTCATGAAGAAGGCCGTCGCCTACCTGATGCCCTTCATGGAGAAGGAGAAGGAAGAGCTTGGCCAGACGGGACACTCGTCCAATGGCAAGATCCTGATGGCGACAGTGAAGGGCGATGTCCACGACATCGGCAAGAACATCGTCGGCGTGGTCCTCCAGTGCAACAATTTCGAGGTGATCGATCTGGGTGTCATGGTGCCGGTCGCGAAGATCATGGAAACGGCGCGTGAGGAAAAGATCGACATTATCGGCCTCAGCGGCCTGATCACGCCGTCGCTCGACGAGATGTGTCATGTCGCGGCCGAACTGGAACGCGAAGGATTCGATGTGCCGCTGATGATCGGCGGGGCGACCACCAGCCGGATTCATACGGCGGTGAAGATTCATCCGAACTACGAACGCGGTCAGGCGATCTACGTCACAGATGCCGGACGGGCGGTCGGGGTTGCCAGCCGGCTGATGAACCAGGAGCAGCGCAAGAAGCTCTTCGCGGAAGTGCGCGAGGAATACGTCGATATTGCGGAAAAGCATGCAAACCGTGATCAGGCGCAGCGCGTCAGCCTTGAAGACGCGCGAGCTAATCGGCTCGCTGTCGATTTCGCCGCTTCCGCACCTGTCCGGCCGAAGATGCTCGGCACGAAGGTCTTCGACGATTTTCCGTTGGAAGACCTCGTCCCCGTCATCGACTGGACGCCTTTCTTTTCGACCTGGGAGATCAAGGGCCAGTATCCGCAGGTTCTGACCGACAACCGCTACGGCCCGGCAGCCAAGGCGCTTTATGACGACGCCCGGCGGATGCTCGACGAGATCGTAGAGAAGAAACTTCTGACCGCGCGCGGGGTTGCGGGGCTCTGGCCGGCGGCGAGCCGGGGCGACGATATCGTCGTCTTCGGGGATGAAAGCCGGAACGTAGACCGTGCGATCCTGCACAGCCTGCGCCAGCAAATCGTACGCACATCCGGTGGCCGTGCGAACCTTGCGCTCTCCGATTTCCTGGCGCCCGAGGACAGCGGTATCGCGGATTACATCGGCGGATTTGCCGTTACCGCAGGGCACGGCGAGGAAGAACTGGCGCAGCACTACGCAAAGGCCGGCGACGACTACAACAAGATCCTGAGTCAGGCTCTGGCGGACCGGCTGGCGGAGGCCTTTGCGGAAAAGCTGCACCAGATCGTCCGGACTGAGCTGTGGGGCTATGCCGCGGATGAGACTCTCCCGGCGGAGGACCTGATCGCCGAGAAGTACCAGGGCATCCGCCCGGCACCGGGCTATCCGGCCCAGCCGGATCATACGGAAAAGGAAACTCTGTTTGCGCTGCTGGATGCGGAAAAGGCGACCGGTATCGAATTGACGGAAAGCTTCGCCATGAAGCCGGGATCTTCGGTGTCGGGGCTGTATTTCGCCCATCCGGAGAGCCACTATTTCGGCGTCGGCAAGATCGAGCGGGATCAGGTTGTCGATTATGCCGCCCGCAAGGGCTGGGATCTCGACCTCGCCGAACGCTGGCTTGCGCCGATCCTGAACTACGATCCGCGGCGCATGGAGGCGGCCGAGTAG
- a CDS encoding DUF2336 domain-containing protein, which produces MLTKLSQLAKDNSSGGRKSLVAALTDLFVSADSDQAEQVSLMFGDIVMRVLGQLEDEARRALAKRVSSHASAPHDLMVTLAKDQIDVAQPVLEESPVLQAEDLADIATTSSMDHLKAIAGRETVEEIVTRVIVSRGDNQVLTKVANNAGASFSEETFLRLVDRSMAYPAIQEALINRTDLPSDAARMLVPFLSEELTDRVKELGADNTLVMVMAERAAEEVAARARRLSEAREQSDQLIKDVQNGKAKLDDAVRLFARSDRATELGILLAKVSHLPVAAVSKLVYSKSDKPLIIICKANGVSEDAFKNILTMRARHLGMSGLAVNDAIQRYKQFTDDAASRSLVAIRENAEKNMKKPSEPEKGSPKSEIAFAVHR; this is translated from the coding sequence ATGCTGACAAAGCTTTCCCAGCTTGCAAAAGACAATAGCTCGGGTGGACGCAAAAGTCTGGTTGCGGCCCTGACGGATCTTTTTGTGTCTGCGGACTCCGATCAGGCTGAACAGGTCAGCCTTATGTTTGGCGATATCGTGATGCGTGTGCTCGGCCAGCTTGAGGACGAGGCTCGCCGGGCGCTGGCAAAGCGCGTCAGTTCCCATGCTTCTGCGCCCCACGACCTTATGGTCACGCTTGCCAAGGATCAGATCGATGTCGCCCAGCCCGTTCTGGAGGAGTCTCCGGTCCTGCAGGCAGAGGATCTCGCAGACATTGCCACGACCAGCTCGATGGATCATCTAAAGGCCATCGCCGGACGCGAGACCGTCGAGGAGATCGTGACCCGCGTCATCGTGTCGCGAGGAGACAATCAGGTCCTGACGAAGGTTGCCAACAACGCCGGCGCCAGTTTCAGCGAAGAAACGTTTCTTCGGCTGGTCGATCGATCAATGGCCTATCCGGCCATTCAGGAAGCGCTGATCAATCGCACGGATTTGCCGAGCGACGCGGCGCGGATGCTGGTTCCGTTCCTCTCCGAAGAACTGACGGACCGGGTCAAGGAACTCGGCGCCGACAACACGCTGGTCATGGTGATGGCGGAGCGGGCCGCGGAGGAAGTGGCCGCGCGTGCGCGGCGGCTTTCCGAAGCCAGGGAGCAGTCCGATCAGCTGATCAAGGATGTCCAGAACGGCAAGGCCAAGCTGGACGATGCGGTGCGGCTATTTGCCCGCTCCGACCGGGCAACCGAACTGGGCATTCTGCTTGCCAAGGTCAGTCACCTTCCGGTCGCGGCCGTTTCCAAGCTGGTCTACAGCAAGTCGGACAAGCCGCTGATCATCATCTGCAAGGCGAATGGTGTGTCGGAAGATGCCTTCAAGAACATCCTGACGATGCGGGCCCGGCATCTGGGTATGTCCGGTCTTGCGGTCAACGATGCCATCCAGCGCTACAAGCAATTTACCGATGATGCCGCGAGCCGGTCGCTCGTCGCCATTCGCGAAAACGCGGAAAAGAACATGAAAAAGCCGAGCGAACCGGAAAAGGGTTCGCCAAAGTCTGAGATCGCATTCGCGGTCCACCGCTAA
- a CDS encoding LysE family translocator — protein MTLEIYSAYVVATLILLAIPGPTIMLVISYALAQGRRSATASVLGVALGDATAATASLLGLGALLATSASLFAILKWVGAAYLFWIGLKMWRARAHGLDTVAVARVPPLKVFRHAYIVTALNPKGIVFFMAFLPHFVVADAPVAPQLFLLGTTFVVLGIANAAVYALAAAAIGERIRSPSLVRLINRVGGGFLMSAGFMTATLQRSSG, from the coding sequence ATGACACTGGAAATATATTCTGCATATGTCGTCGCTACACTGATCCTCCTTGCGATCCCCGGCCCGACGATCATGCTGGTGATCAGTTATGCCCTGGCGCAGGGACGCCGGTCGGCGACCGCCAGCGTACTCGGTGTCGCTCTCGGCGACGCGACAGCCGCGACCGCCTCTCTACTGGGGCTCGGCGCGCTCCTGGCGACATCGGCCAGCCTGTTCGCGATCCTGAAATGGGTCGGCGCCGCCTATCTGTTCTGGATCGGACTGAAAATGTGGCGTGCACGCGCCCACGGTCTGGATACGGTCGCCGTCGCGCGGGTGCCGCCGCTCAAGGTATTCCGGCACGCCTATATCGTCACCGCGCTCAACCCCAAGGGCATCGTCTTCTTCATGGCGTTCCTGCCGCATTTCGTTGTGGCGGATGCGCCGGTTGCCCCGCAGCTTTTCCTCCTGGGAACGACCTTTGTCGTGCTCGGCATTGCCAACGCCGCCGTCTACGCCCTGGCGGCAGCCGCCATCGGCGAACGGATACGCAGCCCCTCGCTGGTCCGTCTGATCAATCGTGTCGGGGGAGGTTTTCTGATGTCCGCCGGCTTCATGACGGCCACGTTGCAGCGCAGTTCAGGCTGA
- a CDS encoding extensin family protein encodes MLCQANPGFGFIVPSSAPVPDKRPDREHTVTPVPEPKPGRPVMKDAVSAEPAEVDETPPVAPVPCTLQFGDTEDLPAIVGENGCGFSSAVRLAGVSGDTDIAFVPGPTVNCRFAGALSKWLAEDLAQIAVETKGERLKAVHAGPGYQCRRRNNLKDGKLSEHALGNALDILSFEFVSGDIVSVEDDWSGEEPDKAPKRKFLSAVHDAACKRFTTVLGPGADKYHQSHLHVDIGCHGKTCTYRICQ; translated from the coding sequence ATGCTGTGTCAGGCGAATCCGGGTTTCGGCTTCATTGTGCCTTCGTCTGCTCCGGTGCCGGACAAGAGACCTGACCGGGAGCATACGGTCACACCCGTTCCCGAGCCGAAGCCGGGCCGGCCTGTCATGAAAGACGCCGTATCCGCGGAGCCGGCCGAGGTCGATGAGACGCCTCCTGTTGCACCGGTTCCCTGCACGCTGCAATTCGGCGACACGGAAGACCTGCCAGCCATCGTCGGGGAGAATGGTTGCGGGTTTTCATCCGCCGTACGGCTGGCCGGAGTAAGCGGCGACACCGACATTGCGTTCGTTCCCGGGCCGACGGTCAACTGCCGCTTCGCGGGGGCTCTTTCGAAATGGCTGGCAGAAGACCTGGCGCAGATCGCCGTGGAGACGAAGGGCGAACGGTTGAAAGCGGTTCATGCGGGTCCGGGGTACCAGTGCCGCCGAAGGAACAATCTGAAAGACGGCAAGTTGTCGGAACATGCGCTGGGCAATGCGCTCGATATTTTGAGTTTCGAGTTCGTTTCTGGCGATATCGTTTCCGTCGAAGACGACTGGTCCGGGGAGGAGCCGGATAAAGCGCCGAAGAGAAAGTTCCTGAGCGCGGTGCATGACGCGGCCTGCAAGCGTTTTACCACAGTGCTGGGGCCGGGCGCCGATAAGTATCATCAAAGTCATCTCCACGTGGATATCGGCTGTCACGGCAAGACCTGCACCTATCGGATCTGCCAGTAA
- a CDS encoding BA14K family protein, with translation MTTITKRVLAIALTGALLMPAISTAEAGPRHGWNDHRGGWNNHRGGRDRHQPRHHHGGHKKKNNNAGAAVAAGIIGLAAGAILLGATNQRSYAEPAPNYYPPAPYPGRVSGTGYQPWSPAWYDYCSSKYRSFNPSTGTYTTYRGEQKFCQ, from the coding sequence ATGACCACGATCACCAAACGCGTTCTCGCAATCGCACTGACCGGCGCCCTGCTTATGCCGGCGATCTCCACAGCTGAGGCGGGTCCCCGCCACGGCTGGAACGATCATCGCGGCGGCTGGAACAATCACCGCGGCGGCCGGGACCGCCATCAGCCCCGGCATCACCACGGCGGCCATAAAAAGAAGAACAACAATGCAGGCGCTGCCGTTGCCGCAGGCATCATCGGCCTTGCCGCCGGCGCCATTCTGCTGGGCGCCACCAATCAGAGAAGCTATGCGGAGCCGGCTCCGAACTACTATCCGCCGGCACCTTATCCGGGCCGCGTGTCCGGCACCGGCTACCAGCCCTGGAGCCCGGCCTGGTACGACTACTGTTCGTCCAAGTACCGTTCGTTCAATCCTTCGACCGGCACCTACACGACCTACCGCGGCGAGCAGAAGTTCTGCCAGTAA
- a CDS encoding DUF2470 domain-containing protein, which translates to MTAPNQEPEKKKDVLRETDDTARRLARNLIRTARFGALAAIEPASGHPLASRVALATDIDGTPVILTSTLSGHTAAILADPRSSLLVGEPGKGDPLAHARITLFTQARRIERGSDDHARLRRRYLARQPKAELYVDFGDFTFFRLEMERASLNGGFGKAYELKREDLALQGDWMQFADMEAGAVAHMNADHGDAVKLYAEVLCGADPANWRLATLDPEGLDLAAGDDVRRLWFDEPLQAPDQVRAVLVELAKKARS; encoded by the coding sequence ATGACGGCCCCGAACCAGGAACCGGAGAAGAAGAAGGATGTCTTGAGAGAGACCGACGACACGGCGCGGCGATTGGCGAGAAACCTGATCCGCACCGCGCGCTTCGGCGCGCTTGCCGCGATCGAACCGGCGTCCGGCCATCCCCTTGCCAGCCGGGTTGCGCTGGCAACGGATATCGACGGCACGCCGGTGATCCTCACATCCACGCTCTCAGGTCATACGGCGGCCATTCTCGCCGATCCACGGTCGTCGCTGCTTGTCGGCGAGCCGGGCAAGGGCGATCCGCTCGCCCATGCCCGCATTACCCTGTTTACGCAAGCCCGGCGCATCGAGCGGGGCAGTGACGATCACGCCCGGCTGCGGCGGCGCTATCTGGCGCGTCAGCCCAAGGCGGAACTCTATGTCGATTTCGGCGACTTCACCTTTTTCCGGCTGGAGATGGAACGCGCCAGCCTGAACGGCGGTTTCGGCAAGGCCTACGAACTCAAGCGCGAGGACCTGGCCCTGCAGGGAGACTGGATGCAGTTTGCGGATATGGAGGCAGGTGCCGTCGCCCATATGAACGCCGACCACGGAGATGCGGTCAAGCTCTATGCTGAGGTTCTGTGCGGAGCCGATCCCGCGAACTGGCGGCTCGCCACGCTCGATCCGGAAGGGCTCGATCTCGCCGCCGGCGATGACGTCCGGCGTCTTTGGTTCGATGAACCCTTGCAGGCGCCGGATCAGGTGCGTGCGGTGTTGGTTGAGCTTGCGAAAAAGGCGCGGAGCTAG